In Sphaerisporangium krabiense, the DNA window CGACGATGTGCAGGCCCATGCCGCCGGGTTCGAGCGGCGAGGGGTCGCGCATCACGGGCGGCGCGGCGCCGGGATCGGCGAAGGCGCAGGTGACCAGCGAGTCCCTGCGGATCATCGACATGCGGATCGGCTCGAGGGCGCGGCGCGCGGCGTCGCGCGGGAGCAGCCGCAGGCCGTGCCGCAGCGCGTTGGTGGCCAGCTCGGAGACCACGAGCTCCAGGTCGCCGGCGAGGTCGCCCATGCCCCAGCCGGCCAGGCTGCCGGAGGCGTAGCTGCGCGCGGCGTGCACCGACTCCGCCCTCGGCGGCAGGACGAAGCTCGCGCTCGACGTCGCCGCTCCGGCGCAGGTGAGATCGCGGGCGGGACGGGGCCACCAGCCGATGGGAGGCCACCAATCGCCGGCCGACCACAGACCGTGCCCACGTGTCAGGTCCGTGGAGTGCACGGGATCATGATGAGGCAAACTCCCGTGCAGGTGCAAGGTCGAATGCACGTGCATAGGGACCATGCAGGCGCTACGGTTAGCCTTGGGAGTGAAACCGAAGGGGGCCCACACGCGCGATCTTTGACAGACTGTGAACCAGTCCACAACCGGAGGAAGCACGTGTCCATCGATCCGCCTGGTTCCGGCTCAACGGTTCGGCGCATTATGTTGGGCGCCAGCTTACGGCGGCTGCGCGAGGAGCGCGGGCTCACCCGTGAGATGGCGGGTTTCCACATCCGTGCCTCGGAATCCAAGATCAGCCGCATGGAGCTGGGGCGGGTGGGGTTCAAGACACGTGACGTCGAAGACCTGCTCACGCTGTACGGGGTCGACGACGACGCCGATCGCCGTGGTCTGCTGGAGATGGTCCGCGAGGCGAACACCCCCGGCTGGTGGCACAAATACAGTGACCTGCTCCCCACATGGTTCTCGACGTACGTCGGCCTCGAAGAGGCTTCCTCGGTGATCCGCACCTACGAGGTGCAGTTCGTTCCGGGTCTCCTCCAGACGGCCGCGTACGCCCGGACGGTGATCAGGCTCGGGTATCCGGACGTGCCGGAGGAGGAGATCGAGCGCCGCGTGCATCTGCGCATGCAACGGCAGGAACGTCTCACCCGTAAGGAAGGACCGAAACTCTGGGCCGTGATCGACGAGGCCGCCCTGCGGCGGCCCATCGGCGGCAAGGAGATCATGTACGAGCAACTGCAACACCTGATGGCGGTCGCGAGCCTGCCGACCATCACCTTGCAGGTGATGCCGTTCCAGTTCGGCATGCACGCGGCCGAAGGCGGAGCGTTCACCATCCTGCGTTTTCCCGAGTCCGACCTGTCGGACGTGGTCTACGTCGAGCAGCTGTGGGGTGCCCTTTACCTGGACAAACGTGAGGATATCGACCCATACCTCACCGCCATGGAACAGCTCTGCATCGAGAGCACAACTCCCGGGGGCACTGCCGAGATACTCGGCGACATACTCAGAGAGATCTAGATGAACCAGCCGTACAACGGAATGCCGGCCACGAGCCTCACCGGCGTGGCGTGGCGCAAGAGTGTTCACAGCAACTCGCAGGGCAACTGCGTCGAGCTGGCCAAGCTTCCCGACGGGGGTGTCGCCGTCCGGAACAGCAGGTACCCCGACGGCCCGGCCCTCATCTACACCCGTGACGAGATCCGGGCCCTGGTGCTCGGCGTCAAGGACGGCGAGTTCGACAATCTGGTCGCGTAACGCCCTGTTCACATAGATACGCACATCGCGAGTCCGGTTAACCGGAGAGCACGCCTCGCGTAACCGGGGGCCGTCGCCGTTCCTGCACACTGGATGTGTCCACTTCCTTGCAGAGGTTCCGTGGGAGCACCCGATGCTGGACCAGATGACGCTGTATCCGGTCGCCGACGACGTGCTGTTCGCACCGGGGGGCCGCGTCGTGATCCGTACGTACGGCGTCGCGTCCGCGGCCTCCACTGAGGACGGCTCTCCGCCCGTCTCCTACCGCACCTGGGTGACCGGCGTCAGGGAACAGCCCCGCTACTGGCGCTGGGGTCACTTCGAGGACGCGCGCAGCGGCCACCGCCAGGTGCTCGAATGGCTCACCGGACGAGGTCCACGGCCCACGGCCGCCATCGGCGGCTGACGGCCCCGCGTTCCCGGTCAGCCGGGGACGGGAGCGTTCCACAGGGTCACCGCCCGCTCCTCGCGCTCGAAGCCGAGGACCGACACCGTCCCGGTGTCCAGCTTGAAGTGCCGCCCCAGGCCGGGGGTCAGGCCCAGCCAGCGGGCCGTGAGCACGCGCAGGAAGTGCCCGTGCGACACCAGCGCCACCTTTCCCTCCACTCGCAGGACGCGGGCGATCACCGCGTCGGCCCGCGCGGCGACCTGCTCCAGGGTCTCGCCCGGGTGCGCGGCGTCCCCCGGGATCACCCCGTCGCGCCACAGGTACCAGCCCGGGCGCTCCTTCCTGACGTCCTGCGTGCTGACGCCCTCGTAGCCGCCGTAGTCCCACTCCCACAGCGCGGGCTCGATCTCAAGCGGCGCGGATCCGGCCAGCCCGGCCAGTTCCGCCGTGCGCCGGGCGCGGCTCGCCGGGCTCACCAGGACGAGCGCGAGGGCGCCGGCGTCCACCGCGGACGCGAGGGCGCGGGCCTGCCGCTCGCCCCTCGGCGTGAGCGGGATGTCCGTGCGCCCGGTGTGCCGGCCGTCCCGGCTCCACTCCGTCTCGCCGTGCCGCAGCAGTATCAGTTCGTCCATAGCGCTCCATCATGCCCGCGCGGGGCCGCGCCAGGCGTCCGTCCGGCCCGGGACCACGAGAGAATTCTGTACCGGGTTAAGGATTGAACTCGGTAAGCGTTTCGCGGTAGCGTCGCGGACATGACCGAGGGGCTGCGGGAGCGCAAGAAGCGGCGCACGAAGGAGGCGATCCGCGAGGCCGCCATGCGGCTGTTCATGGAGCGGGGCTTCGACGCCGTCACGGTGGCGGAGGTCGCCGCCACGGCCGAGGTCGCCAAGGTCACCCTCTTCAAGTACTTCCCGACCAAGGAGTCGCTGGTCCTGGAGTCCGCCGCCGACGACGACCCCACGCCGATCGTCGCCGCCCGCCCGCCCGGCGTCACTCCCGTCGGCGCGCTGCGCGCCCACTACCGGGCGTTCGCCGCCGACCCCGGCTCCCAGCCCACCCTGGGCTCGGAGGACGAGGTGATCCAGTGGATGCGGGTCATCATGGACAGCCCGGCCCTCCTGGCCGGCATGCACCGCCTGCTCGACGAGCAGCGCGACCGCCTGGCGCGCCTCCTCGCCGCCGAGGCCGGCGCCGGGCCGGGCGACCTGGCGCCGTCCCTGGTGGCCGCGCAGATCACCGGCACCATCCTCATGCTCAAGGCCGGCTTCTTCCGGTTCCTCGTGGAGGGCGGCTCCCTCGGGGACGCGGGCGCCTACCTCGCCGGCGCCGTCGAGCACGCCTTCGACCTGCTGGAGAACGGCGTCGGCCACCTCTATCCCCGGTGAGCGGGCCGCGCGCCCGCCACCGCACCAGCGAAGGGCTTCCCATGCGCGTGAAAGGCATCAACTACGACACCGGGTTCCTGCCCGGCGGGACGACCTCGCGCGAGAACTTCGACCCCGCCACCGTCCGGCGCGAGATGCGCGTCATCGCCGAGGACCTGCACTGCGGCGCGGTCCGCGTCTCGGGCGGACTGCCCGAACGCCTGGAGATCGCCGCCCGGCACGCCGCCGGGGCCGGGCTGGAGGTCTGGTTCTCGCCGTTCCCCTGCGAGATGGGCCCGGCCGAGATGCTGCCGTACTTCGCCGACTGCGCCCGGCGCGCCGAGAAGGTGCGCGCGGAGGGCGCCGAAGTGGTGCTCGTGCTCGGCTGTGAGCTCAGCCTGTTCGGCGCCGGCTGGATCCCCGGCCCGACGTACAAGGAGCGCATCGCCTACCTCTCCGGCATCGCGAGAAGGCCGTGGCGGCTGGCCCGCCTGGCGCGGGTGCCCCGCGGCGTGAACGCGTTCCTCGCCGAGGCCGCCGCCGTCGCCCGCGAGCACTTCGGC includes these proteins:
- a CDS encoding ATP-binding protein, with product MHSTDLTRGHGLWSAGDWWPPIGWWPRPARDLTCAGAATSSASFVLPPRAESVHAARSYASGSLAGWGMGDLAGDLELVVSELATNALRHGLRLLPRDAARRALEPIRMSMIRRDSLVTCAFADPGAAPPVMRDPSPLEPGGMGLHIVESMSLRWGWNPLPPSGKVVWAVLKS
- a CDS encoding DUF397 domain-containing protein codes for the protein MNQPYNGMPATSLTGVAWRKSVHSNSQGNCVELAKLPDGGVAVRNSRYPDGPALIYTRDEIRALVLGVKDGEFDNLVA
- a CDS encoding helix-turn-helix domain-containing protein; the protein is MLGASLRRLREERGLTREMAGFHIRASESKISRMELGRVGFKTRDVEDLLTLYGVDDDADRRGLLEMVREANTPGWWHKYSDLLPTWFSTYVGLEEASSVIRTYEVQFVPGLLQTAAYARTVIRLGYPDVPEEEIERRVHLRMQRQERLTRKEGPKLWAVIDEAALRRPIGGKEIMYEQLQHLMAVASLPTITLQVMPFQFGMHAAEGGAFTILRFPESDLSDVVYVEQLWGALYLDKREDIDPYLTAMEQLCIESTTPGGTAEILGDILREI
- a CDS encoding histidine phosphatase family protein — protein: MDELILLRHGETEWSRDGRHTGRTDIPLTPRGERQARALASAVDAGALALVLVSPASRARRTAELAGLAGSAPLEIEPALWEWDYGGYEGVSTQDVRKERPGWYLWRDGVIPGDAAHPGETLEQVAARADAVIARVLRVEGKVALVSHGHFLRVLTARWLGLTPGLGRHFKLDTGTVSVLGFEREERAVTLWNAPVPG
- a CDS encoding TetR family transcriptional regulator; translation: MTEGLRERKKRRTKEAIREAAMRLFMERGFDAVTVAEVAATAEVAKVTLFKYFPTKESLVLESAADDDPTPIVAARPPGVTPVGALRAHYRAFAADPGSQPTLGSEDEVIQWMRVIMDSPALLAGMHRLLDEQRDRLARLLAAEAGAGPGDLAPSLVAAQITGTILMLKAGFFRFLVEGGSLGDAGAYLAGAVEHAFDLLENGVGHLYPR